The following are encoded together in the Calditerricola satsumensis genome:
- a CDS encoding LamB/YcsF family protein, producing MLRIDLNCDMGESFGIWRLGDDEAVLPYITSANIACGFHAGDPSTMRRTVRMALDRGVAVGAHPGLPDLVGFGRRNLAVTPEEAYDLVVYQVGALAAFVKAEGGRLQHVKPHGALYNMAAKDRALAEAIAEAVYRVDPDLILFGLAGSELVRAGQRTGLRVAAEAFADRTYQADGSLTPRRTPGALILDPEVAAEQVVRLVKEGKVRSLQGPDVAVRADTVCLHGDGERAVEFARAIRARLTAEGITVKAVGAK from the coding sequence ATGCTGCGCATCGACCTCAACTGCGACATGGGGGAAAGCTTCGGCATCTGGCGCCTCGGCGACGACGAGGCCGTGCTGCCCTACATCACCTCGGCCAACATCGCCTGCGGCTTTCACGCCGGCGACCCGTCGACGATGCGCCGGACGGTGCGGATGGCCCTCGACCGCGGCGTCGCCGTGGGGGCGCATCCCGGGCTACCCGACCTCGTCGGGTTCGGGCGGCGGAATCTCGCCGTCACGCCCGAGGAGGCCTACGACCTGGTGGTCTACCAGGTCGGCGCCCTGGCCGCCTTCGTGAAGGCGGAAGGCGGACGCCTCCAGCACGTCAAGCCGCACGGCGCCCTCTACAACATGGCGGCCAAGGACCGCGCCCTCGCCGAGGCCATCGCCGAGGCGGTGTACCGCGTCGATCCCGACCTGATCCTCTTTGGCCTGGCCGGAAGCGAACTTGTCCGCGCCGGACAGCGCACCGGCCTGCGCGTCGCCGCCGAGGCCTTCGCCGACCGCACGTACCAGGCGGACGGCTCGCTCACCCCGCGGCGGACGCCCGGCGCGCTGATCCTCGACCCCGAAGTGGCGGCGGAGCAAGTCGTCCGCCTGGTAAAAGAAGGGAAGGTACGCTCCCTCCAGGGCCCGGACGTTGCCGTGCGCGCCGACACGGTCTGCCTCCACGGCGACGGTGAGCGCGCGGTGGAATTCGCCCGCGCGATTCGCGCGCGTCTCACCGCGGAAGGGATCACGGTGAAGGCGGTGGGAGCCAAGTAA